One segment of Ricinus communis isolate WT05 ecotype wild-type chromosome 8, ASM1957865v1, whole genome shotgun sequence DNA contains the following:
- the LOC8271372 gene encoding uncharacterized protein LOC8271372 produces the protein MAPAKGCVMVMDKVRRCVRTVIFMVAMVASLLVSSMPVLVAVGDVLVPSVLVSSFSCLRCYGFKEHLRIYAFKSSLTDIPLVSLVRSLLIICVYLMCDAPALSHGPYLGTVTLCSIVSILLLSVKACVFTMNSQIEAEASSSLSRQRIHLKKSWGMPVLFLSSVVFALGHTVIAYRTSCRARRKLMFHRVDPEAVLSCKNVFSGYQKVPRSPTPTAGRTPKSDSEMRRKPFGTAHDEGELPIRLLADIDSLFITCQGLTIHYKLCLPGSPPRSLSSTAFLEPPSCNLPKMTVGRLKLERQPFTVLLTAQHNLHRSYSNQFHSSSLYAPLLDVSPASPGISEDIPVLNLDDAVEDNEMSKVNSGCPEQDIEETGQFGIVLIHGFGGGVFSWRHVMGVLARQVGCTVAAFDRPGWGLTSRPRRKDWEDKELPNPYKLETQVDLLLAFCSEMGFSTVVLVGHDDGGLLALMAAQKLRTSMNSYNVTIKAIVLLNVSLSREVVPAFARILLRTSLGKKHLVRPLLRTEIVQVVNRRAWYDATKLTAETLSLYKAPLYVEGWDEALHEVGKLSCETVLQPQVSASLQKAVEDIPVLVITGAEDALVPLKSSQVMASKFVNSRLVAISGCGHLPHEECPKALLAAMSPFISRLLLKPDLENQ, from the exons ATGGCCCCAGCAAAAGGATGTGTGATGGTGATGGATAAGGTGAGGAGGTGTGTAAGGACAGTGATATTTATGGTGGCGATGGTAGCGTCGTTGCTGGTGTCGTCTATGCCGGTATTAGTTGCGGTTGGAGATGTGTTAGTGCCGTCTGTGTTGGTGTCGAGTTTTAGTTGTTTGAGATGTTATGGATTTAAAGAGCATTTACGTATATATGCTTTCAAGAGCTCCTTGACCGATATTCCTCTTGTATCCCTTGTCAGATCGCTTCTCATCATCT GTGTTTATTTGATGTGTGATGCACCTGCTCTCTCACATGGTCCTTACCTTGGAACTGTGACACTCTGTTCTATAGTttcaattcttcttctttcagtTAAGGCTTGTGTTTTCACTATGAATTCTCAAATTGAGGCTGAAGCTTCATCCTCTCTTTCAAGGCAAAGAATTCATCTCAAGAAGTCATGGGGAATGCCTGTGttgtttctttcttctgtGGTCTTCGCTCTTGGTCACACTGTCATCGCTTATAGGACAAGCTGCAGAGCACGGAGAAAGCTTATGTTTCACCGAGTTGATCCAGAAGCT GTGCTATCTTGCAAAAATGTTTTCTCTGGTTACCAAAAGGTGCCGCGGTCTCCCACGCCTACTGCAGGaagaaccccaaaaagtgaCAGTGAAATGAGACGAAAGCCCTTCGGAACAGCTCATGATGAAGGGGAACTGCCAATTAGATTGCTTGCTGACATAGATAGCTTATTCATTACTTGCCAGGGGCTTACTATCCACTACAAGCTCTGCTTGCCTGGTTCACCTCCTCGTTCTTTATCTTCCACTGCTTTTCTTGAACCTCCTAGCTGTAACTTGCCAAAGATGACAGTAGGAAGGTTAAAACTTGAAAGACAACCATTTACTGTGTTATTGACAGCCCAGCATAATCTCCATAGGAGTTATAGCAATCAATTTCACAGCTCTTCCCTGTACGCTCCCCTACTGGATGTTTCCCCAGCTTCTCCTGGTATTTCTGAAGATATTCCTGTTCTGAACCTAGATGATGCTGTTGAAGATAATGAAATGAGTAAAGTGAATTCTGGATGTCCTGAACAGGATATAGAGGAAACTGGGCAGTTTGGTATTGTTTTGATTCATGGCTTCGGGGGAGGAGTATTCTCGTGGAGGCATGTGATGGGGGTTCTTGCTCGGCAGGTTGGCTGCACAGTTGCTGCTTTTGATCGGCCTGGTTGGGGATTAACTTCTCGACCTCGCCGGAAAGATTGGGAAGATAAAGAACTGCCAAATCCTTATAAGCTTGAAACTCAG GTTGATCTGCTTCTTGCTTTCTGTTCTGAGATGGGATTTTCTACAGTGGTGCTTGTTGGTCATGATGATGGAGGATTGCTTGCGTTGATGGCAGCACAAAAACTTCGAACTTCAATGAATTCTTACAAT GTTACAATAAAAGCAATCGTACTACTAAATGTCAGCTTGTCAAGGGAAGTAGTTCCTGCCTTTGCTAGGATACTCCTTCGCACTTCACTTGGGAAGAAGCACCTGGTTCGTCCACTACTTCGAACTGAAATTGTTCAAGTGGTGAATAGGCGTGCATGGTATGATGCAACCAAGCTAACAGCAGAGACTTTAAGTTTATACAAG GCCCCACTATATGTGGAAGGCTGGGATGAAGCACTCCATGAGGTAGGTAAGCTTTCATGTGAGACGGTCCTTCAACCACAAGTCTCTGCATCATTGCAGAAGGCAGTAGAAGATATTCCGGTGTTAGTCATCACGGGTGCTGAAGATGCTCTTGTCCCTCTCAAGTCCTCTCAAGTCATGGCttcaaaatttgtaaattCT AGACTGGTTGCCATTTCTGGATGTGGCCATCTTCCACATGaggaatgccccaaggcatTACTTGCAGCAATGTCGCCGTTCATAAGCAGACTGTTGTTGAAACCAGATTTGGAAAATCAATAG